The following is a genomic window from Eubalaena glacialis isolate mEubGla1 chromosome 18, mEubGla1.1.hap2.+ XY, whole genome shotgun sequence.
CTGGATGGACATTGGAGGTTCCAAGAACCTCCTGGAATCCTATTTCAAATGTAGTAACTGCATATTCACAGGCGTGTTCATGGCGCAGAGGGTTTAGAGCCTTCATCCAACTCTCAAAAGTGTCTGGAACCCAAAACACGAAGATTAGAAACCAGTGATCGGAGTCTCTCACCCTCAACACTGCTGCCGTCTTGAGCTGCTAATCCTGTGTCATAGGAGGAGGAGTGGCCTCTCAGGCCTCTACCCACGAGTTGCCAGTAGCATCCCCTTAGTGGTGACAGAAATATCTGTGATCATTGCCAAATGTACCCCTAGGGATCGAAGCCAGCCCCCAGTGGGAACCACTGGGCTAGGGTGACAGGATGACGGGGAAGGAAGACCTCCAGGACAATACAGCTGACACTGATCGCAAGTCCTGTGCATCCTGGCATCAACCTTCACAGCAGCGCTACCAAGATCACCCCCCTGCCTTTGCAGGCAGTCGTGAGGGCAGGAACGTCTGCCTGAGGCCGCACAGCTGGTACGTGGACAGAGCCCACCTTGCTGCCAGGTTTCTGCCTCAACCACCAGGTAGATGGAGCCCCAACCACGATAGGGAAGCGAGAGGAGTGCGTGTTGGGTCCAGTGAGCTGGTGGGCCCTGGGATGTTCGGGTGGAGCTGGGGCTTGGGAAGCCAAGGGGGAGGGTCGAAGGATCAAGGCTCAAGCTGAGAACCCCATCATACACATGGGGGCCAGAGCAAGGAAATGGGGAAtctggctgggggaggaggaggagggagttgaaagaaacaggaaataattACCGGCCAGAGTCTCAGGAAGCCCCGCACTCTGCGGTGCCTTCCCCAAAGCTTTCTAAGTTCCCCTCCTTGGGTTACTGGGACAGCAGGGGAGCCAGGCAGGACATCCCAATCCTGGATCCCATTTCTCCCCTTGGGGGAGCTCTCTGGTGCTTTTACCCTGTGCACGGGGCTGACCAGATGCCTGCAGGAGCTCCAGGGCCCTGTTGATGGTGTTGGTCATCCTGGGGGTGCTGATCCAGGAGGGCAGCTGACGATCAATCACCCCCGCCTCCAGCATGATACTGGGCACCAGCATCGGGACGACATGAGGACTCTTAAGTGCCTCAAGTTATTTATGTAGACAGAGAACCCGCACAGCCCGAGGACAGCGGCACTGGACACTGTTCCGGCTGGGGACGCGGCGCCACCCTCCCCACGGCCCTGTGAAGTCTAGGTGTTGTTATCACTGTATTTTAGGTGAGAAGGCCACAGTGCAGAGGGCTTAGGAAGTTTGTCTGGGGCCACAAGGCTGGCAAGCTTCAGGGCCAGGACTTGAACCGATTCTCAGAGCTCAAGCAGGCTCTGAGATCCTTGGGATGGGAAAGAGGCAGGCACCAGAGGGGAGGCTGGGGCCGTGCCCACTGGAGACTCAGGGCTTGTTTCAGCAGTGGCTTCCATGGGATGAGGGGGTGGGTGGAGATGAGGGCCAGAGCAGTGCCTGGAGCAGTGCCTGGAGGGAGCAAAGGGTGAAGGGCACCGAGTGGTTTTGTGATTTTGACCGGGAAGCACCTGACCCTTTCAGTAGACTGGGAGGAAGGAGctgcagagggaggggaagagggtaaGTGTGCGGTTgatgggctggggctgggagaggggtaggagggagaggaggaggagagcagggATGCCGGTTGTGAGGAGGGATGGGGAAGTCAGTTCCCTTTGTCCTGGGAGGCTGTTTCGGGACAGTGAGCTTGACATTGGGGGTTTCAGGTTGTGGGCGGGCGAAGATGGCCCAGGAGCCTAGGAAGAGGTGTTCAGAGCCAGAGTTTGGGGCCTGAGAGTGTTGGCCCAGCCAGCTGGAGGTGAAGTGGGTCTGGCCCTGCCCTGGGCTCAGGCATCCATAGGGCAGCGGTGGCCAGAAGGGAAGCCAGCAGTGTAAGAATGTCCCAGGAGCGGTCAAGGGATGGTGGCAGGGATCCTGGCCCCAGAGGGAAAGAAGGGGGAACTGGGAGGGGCTGCTGGCCCACAGGGTGAGAACGCACTGCCAGCTCTGGCGCTCTGGTGAGGTCAGGAGGCTGGCTGTGGCTGCACAGGTGTCAGGCCCTGTGCTTGGATGCTACCTGGATGACCTCACCAAGTGCTCAGACAGCCGCCAGCCCCATTCATTCGGTGACTCAGAGCTGCCTGGCCTGCGTGGCATCACggctttccttctttcctgcagCAGCGCCACCTCTGTGCAGGCCAGAGGTCTGCAGGTCGGGGGAGGTCACATGAACGACTCACCCCCTCCTGTAGCTTCCAGCCTGTCTGTCTGAGTCCACACCCCATGCCCTCATTTGCCCCTCTGCCTCTCAGGTTGTGGTCTGAGAGAGGGGGCCCGGGGCCAAGGTTTCGGGTGGAGCCATCCTGGGAGATGGCACATCTGGGGTGTGCCCTGGGTAGGGGGATGAGGGCAGCATAGAGGGGGTGAGGGGAGTGGATGGAGCCAGTTCTCCCCTGAGCTCACCCAGCCCCTCCCATCATTCCACCCCTCCTGATAACGGGATTTTGCAACATCTCTGTtgacagctggggaaactgaggtgatGCAGGTCAGGAGGCTTGTCCAGGGCCACCAAGTTGTTGTATGATTAGTAATAGCCACTTTTGAACCCTGGGGTTGAATGGGGACCTCATGAGATCACTTCAGGCAGAGTCTGGGGGTCCAGACTGCCCCAGGAGGCTGACAGCTTCAGGCAGAAAGTCAAATCCACCGCCACCCCTATGCCCAAGATTCATGCCCATGTAGGGCAGGCTAGAAGCCCCAGGCTCCGAGCTCTGTCAAGGGTCACTCCTCAGCCTGGCttggggccgggggggggggaggtgacATTTTGAGGGGCATCTGGAATCAGGATGACTCTCAGCATTGTGGTCCCTGAGCTTGGCTGAGGGCAGGCCCAGAGCCCGAGTGGGGCGGGAGTGAAGAAGAATTTATCCTGGAGCTCTGAGCGTCCTGGAGGAGCTCTCAGTCAGGAATGGGCTGGCAGGAGAGACTGAAGTGACGTGTGTTTGATCAGAGGAGAAGGCTGCTCCTGGCTGTGGACAGGGCGCTCCAAAGACCTGGGGGACCCGTGCAGAGCACCCTGTTGGGAGGGGCTCATGTGATGGGCTTGGGGATGTACTGGGAGGGATGTGGAGTCAAAGGGGACAGGGGAGTGAGGGAGTGGCGGCGAGCCAGGAAGGGtcgggagcaggggagggagtgATGGGGTCCGCGCTGGGTGGTATATAAAAGACTCCTTGGAACTTGAGATGAGATGGAAGGGGTGGGGCAGGAAGTCCAGGAGCCAGCTGGGGAGGTGGTCCAGGAGGGGAAGAGGATCctgaaggaggaggtggagggaggactTGGGTGACAGGTAGGTGTGGGGACTGAGAGGCAGGAGGACCCTGGAACCATCCTGGTGGGCAAGTGTTGGGACTCAAAGAGCCAAGGGGGACACTGCTGAGAAGAGACTGCTGCCTGCCGGAGGGGGGAAGGTGGGaagggggcgggagcggggggcTCAGCTTGCTCCTTCCCTGACTGTCCTCGCTCCGTACCAGCCCTGATGGAGCCCAGtcctccctcacccctcccacGATTAGAACCAGTAGTGTTGGTTGCAGGGCACAGACAGGGAGGACCTCCCGACGCCCCCGCACCTCACTGACCAGACATTAAGAAGAAATATCAGCAATAACATAGCTTTATTTGCGGCTTAAAGATGGGGCGGGGTTTGGGGTGGTGGGGCCCATTCTCCGGAAGACGAGAGAATCGGGGGTGATGACACTGATACTGATCCCTCGGAGAAGCCGCCCTCAGGCCGTTAGATTTTGCCAGCGAAAGTCCCGTCCTTGATCTCGGTCCAGCGCtgcacctggggtgggggggtaggaGCGAGGAAGGTGCGGAGCGGGCGCGTACTCAACTCAGCCGGCCCATCCACCCTCGCCCGGCCCGTCTGTGCGCTGCCCTTCTGTCCGCTCACCCAGCTCATGGGGCACAGCGCGTGGAACACGCAGAAGTAATACTCGCAGGGCTGTGTGCTTTTCCCGCGGCGGTTCATCCTCTTGACGCAGGGATGGTAATCTGCCGAGTGGGGCGGGGCGCAGCGGGCAGGTGGGCGGGGTCTCAAGCACGCCCCGCCCCCTCCACGCCAAGGCCGCGCCCTCCAGAAAGGCCCAGCCGCAGACCCGCCTCCTCCCCGCAAGGCCTCGCCTGTCCTCTCACCCCACCCTTCCATGACTTGATCGCACGCCTCCAGAATAGGCCCCGACCTTCCACTGATCGGTCCCGCCCCTTTCATACaaggcccctcccctcccaggtagGCCCCGCCCCTTCCGACCGTGGTCcgctccacctcccaccccaacgGTCTCCGCCCCCGCGGCGAGTCCGGGACCCTCTCCTCGTCCTCAGGTGGGGCGCGCCCCTTCCTGCCTCCCACCTTCTCTCACCCGCTCCCCCTAACTTGGCCCGCGAGGTTTTACCCAGGATCTGGTAGCAGTTACGGGTCTGGTTCTGCTTGGGGAAGCGCGGGTCGAAGGGTGGCGTTGGCCATCTCTCCTTGCAGGGCTTTGGGCAATCAATACCCAACATCCACGAAGGCGGCGGCTCCTGCGGGGAGGGATGGGGTTCCATGGGGCCTAGGGGGCGCCCATCGCTCCGACCCGCACCCAGCTCCTGACCCCCACCACGAAACCCAGCCCCCGTTCCCACCCGTCCTGCCCTCACCAGGCTGTTGTCAGCGGGTCACTGGATCAGTTGTGCTTGTGGCTCCGTCCGGGGAACCCCTCGCTTCTGAGACTCGAGGGTCCCAGCCCAGGAAAAACACGTCCCTCCCGGCCGGATTGGCTGGGACCCCCGGAGCCCCAGCCAATGGACGCCGTTGCGCCGTTGCGTTGGGTCGCGGGGCGGGGTCGGTGTGGACCCGCCTCCCCCGCCGCGACTCCCACCTCCGGCCCGACACCCCCTCTTGGGTACGGCGCGCACACACAGGCACCCGGGCGCTGCTCTTGCCGAGTCTCAAGCTCCGGCTTTTAATCTCTGCGAAGCTGGGCCACCACGCGGGCTCTCCCTCGACCcgtcccccgccaccccccccatATAAAGATATAGATAGCTCTGGTCTCTACCGGAGAAGGAGCATCCCCGCCCGGCCTTTTCAGCACCCTGATTCTTAACAGTAGAGGTGCACAACACCTAGGGGCCTGTGACGAAGAGGAAAGAGACAGGGTGGGGTCCGGGCTCCTGGACGCCAGCTCCAGGTATAAGGCTGATCTGCAGGGTTCAGGGGCTACCTGGCCCCGCTGGGCTCCTCTGGACACTTCGGCGACTGAGGTTGAGTCCCCCGCATCCCGCTATTGAGGCCGCTGGGAACGGTGCAtgctgcagagagagagagaaagagagagaaagccagaGAGGGCTTTGGGGGATCGGCAGGGAGAGAGTAGTgactgctcaataaatacatgctgatggggggcggggggcgcggtCCTGCTCCAGGGCCCGGCAAGCCTGAGCTGGAATCTGCGTTTCCACCAGTGTCCCTCCTAggtttctctccctcctgcctccttaATATCAAGTCTGACTCTGGATCCTTTGCCCCAACATCCAAGCGCACtaatatctctttcctcttaagAAGCCCTCTTTTGTCCCACATCCTCTACCAGCTTCCTCTTCaggtccctcctccccttccagcAGATCACTTGGACAGAGCTGGTCTACTCCTCCTCTCCGATTCCCCTctttacatacatatgtatgtatacaagTAGTGGGAAAATACACATCCcatgaaatttaccattgtaacaattttaaagtgtacaattcagtggcatgaattacattcataatgttgtgcaaccaccaccactacctAGCTCCCAGGACatattcatcaccccaaaaggaaaccccaaatccattaagcagtcacttccCGTTCCTCCCATCCCTTGCAGCtcctgg
Proteins encoded in this region:
- the LOC133078770 gene encoding cytochrome c oxidase subunit 6B2 isoform X2; this encodes MLGIDCPKPCKERWPTPPFDPRFPKQNQTRNCYQILDYHPCVKRMNRRGKSTQPCEYYFCVFHALCPMSWVQRWTEIKDGTFAGKI
- the LOC133078770 gene encoding cytochrome c oxidase subunit 6B2 isoform X1, whose protein sequence is MLGIDCPKPCKERWPTPPFDPRFPKQNQTRNCYQILDYHPCVKRMNRRGKSTQPCEYYFCVFHALCPMSWVSGQKGSAQTGRARVDGPAELSTRPLRTFLAPTPPPQVQRWTEIKDGTFAGKI